The following coding sequences lie in one Flavobacterium sp. 20NA77.7 genomic window:
- a CDS encoding BaiN/RdsA family NAD(P)/FAD-dependent oxidoreductase, translating into MNHFDIIIIGGGAAGFFSAINIVEKNPKLRVAILERGKECLSKVKISGGGRCNVTHACFVPNDLVKFYPRGEKELKGPFHQFCSGDTIEWFEKHAVQLKIEEDGRMFPVSNSSQTIIDCFEKEVQKLGIQVITSQSVQSLFHNGEIWKIETQNNSYKAKKLVIATGSNPKIWELFHKLGHTIVSPVPSLFTFNIKDARIKDLMGVSAEVSVKVKNSKLVASGPLLITHWGMSGPAILRLSAWGARELFDTNYQFAIQINWLKDQNFDEVLAMLQELKIENAKKNCAKFSPFALPKRLWESILEAATISFETKWADLTKKQLNKLAEELTVATYQVNGKSTFKEEFVTAGGIDLKEINFKTMQSKILPNLFFAGEILNIDAITGGFNFQNAWTGGFIIAENIIK; encoded by the coding sequence GTGAATCATTTCGACATCATTATTATTGGCGGAGGTGCAGCCGGATTTTTTTCAGCTATTAATATAGTAGAAAAAAATCCGAAACTTCGTGTTGCTATTTTAGAACGTGGAAAAGAATGTTTGTCTAAAGTCAAAATCTCTGGTGGTGGTCGTTGCAATGTAACTCATGCCTGTTTTGTGCCAAATGATTTGGTTAAGTTTTATCCGCGAGGTGAAAAAGAACTGAAAGGCCCTTTTCATCAGTTTTGCTCGGGAGATACGATAGAATGGTTTGAAAAACATGCTGTCCAACTTAAAATTGAAGAAGACGGCCGAATGTTCCCTGTTTCAAATTCTTCGCAAACTATTATAGATTGTTTTGAAAAAGAAGTTCAAAAATTAGGTATACAAGTCATTACTTCTCAAAGCGTTCAGTCGTTATTTCATAATGGAGAAATTTGGAAAATAGAAACACAAAACAATTCGTATAAAGCGAAAAAATTAGTTATAGCAACGGGTAGTAATCCTAAAATTTGGGAACTGTTTCATAAATTAGGACATACTATTGTTTCACCAGTTCCATCACTTTTTACATTCAATATCAAAGATGCTCGAATAAAAGATTTAATGGGTGTTTCTGCTGAGGTTTCGGTAAAAGTAAAAAACAGCAAATTAGTCGCTTCTGGGCCCTTATTAATTACGCATTGGGGAATGAGTGGTCCTGCCATATTGAGACTTTCTGCTTGGGGAGCTCGAGAATTATTTGATACAAATTACCAATTTGCCATTCAAATTAATTGGTTAAAAGACCAAAATTTTGATGAGGTTTTGGCGATGCTTCAAGAATTAAAAATAGAAAATGCCAAGAAAAATTGTGCTAAATTTTCTCCTTTTGCGTTGCCAAAACGACTTTGGGAAAGTATTTTAGAGGCTGCTACTATTTCTTTTGAAACGAAATGGGCCGATTTAACTAAAAAACAACTCAACAAATTAGCCGAAGAACTTACAGTAGCAACCTATCAAGTGAATGGTAAGAGTACGTTTAAAGAAGAATTTGTAACCGCAGGTGGTATTGATTTAAAGGAAATCAACTTCAAAACCATGCAAAGTAAAATTTTACCTAACCTCTTTTTTGCAGGCGAAATACTAAATATTGATGCAATTACAGGTGGATTCAACTTTCAAAATGCTTGGACGGGAGGGTTTATTATTGCTGAAAATATTATAAAATAA
- a CDS encoding dicarboxylate/amino acid:cation symporter yields the protein MKNNKLFLLIIIALLVGVVLGGIIHYQFPDAIPSFSKNIKLLGTIFIRLVQMIIAPLVFSTLVVGIAKMGDMKMVGRVGGKAMIWFLSASSISLLLGMLLVNFFEPGKGTNIDLRDTSGAKELVEKTHEFSLEEFVNHVIPKSLFEAFAHNEILQIVIFSILFGLALGAFSKKEAKPIIKLLDAVAHVVLKMVTYIMWTAPLGVLGAVAGAIAKHGFEVFTLYAKYLGAFLVGILVLWIVLLLLGYLILGKRLFTLLQRIKSPLLIAFSTTSSEAVFPKMVEELERFGCQPKIVSFILPLGYSFNLDGSMMYMTFASIFIAQVYNVPLDLGEQITMLLILMLTSKGVAGVPRASLIVIVATCAMFGIPPEGIALILPIDHFCDMARSMTNVLGNALATSVIDKWETKPERHEI from the coding sequence ATGAAAAACAATAAGCTTTTCTTACTCATCATTATAGCACTACTTGTTGGTGTAGTTCTTGGGGGCATTATCCATTATCAATTTCCTGATGCTATTCCATCTTTTTCTAAAAACATTAAATTACTAGGTACAATTTTCATTCGTTTGGTACAAATGATCATTGCGCCATTGGTTTTTTCTACTTTGGTTGTTGGGATTGCTAAAATGGGCGATATGAAAATGGTGGGTCGTGTAGGAGGAAAAGCGATGATATGGTTTCTATCTGCCTCTTCCATATCGCTATTATTAGGTATGCTTTTAGTTAATTTCTTTGAACCAGGAAAAGGTACAAATATTGATTTGAGAGACACGTCAGGAGCTAAAGAATTGGTTGAAAAAACCCATGAATTTTCCTTAGAGGAATTTGTTAATCATGTTATTCCAAAGAGTTTATTTGAAGCATTTGCACACAATGAAATTCTACAAATTGTTATTTTTTCCATATTGTTTGGACTTGCATTAGGTGCATTTAGCAAAAAAGAAGCCAAGCCTATCATTAAACTTTTAGATGCTGTAGCTCATGTGGTACTAAAAATGGTAACTTATATTATGTGGACAGCACCTTTAGGTGTATTAGGAGCTGTAGCTGGTGCTATTGCAAAACATGGTTTTGAAGTGTTTACGTTATATGCAAAATATTTAGGTGCCTTTTTAGTTGGCATTCTTGTTCTATGGATTGTTCTATTGCTTTTAGGCTATTTAATTCTTGGCAAACGATTGTTTACTTTATTACAAAGAATAAAAAGTCCGTTATTAATTGCGTTTTCTACCACGAGTAGCGAGGCGGTATTTCCTAAAATGGTAGAAGAGTTAGAACGTTTTGGTTGCCAACCAAAAATTGTTTCGTTTATTTTACCTTTAGGTTATTCATTTAACCTTGACGGGAGTATGATGTACATGACTTTTGCAAGTATTTTTATTGCTCAAGTGTATAATGTTCCGCTAGATTTAGGTGAACAAATTACGATGTTATTAATATTAATGCTCACCAGTAAAGGTGTTGCAGGCGTGCCAAGAGCCTCTTTAATTGTAATCGTAGCAACCTGTGCTATGTTTGGAATTCCTCCTGAAGGTATCGCCTTAATTTTACCAATTGACCATTTTTGTGATATGGCAAGAAGTATGACAAATGTGTTAGGAAATGCTTTGGCTACAAGTGTAATTGACAAATGGGAAACCAAACCAGAGCGACATGAAATTTAA
- a CDS encoding pseudouridine synthase, whose amino-acid sequence MRKASGDKRKGKVSEPKKTETAKSFSKDKKPFQKFTKTTDKPKATPKKESDELRLNRYIANSGVCSRRDADIYIQSGNVKVNGEVITEMGYKVKLTDVVNFDGVVITPEKKEYILLNKPKNFSTEKNELGATNVLNLVYSATKSKIEPVGRMDKTTTGLLLFTNDTEMVKKFTSPNQRSSKLYQVSLDKNLKYEDLEKIQNGIHIDGHKVYVEEITYIENQPKSEIGVKMKTANVKIVRTIFEQLKYDVIKLDRVMFAGLTKKNLPRGNWRFLTSQEIINLKNS is encoded by the coding sequence ATGAGAAAAGCATCTGGAGACAAAAGAAAAGGAAAAGTTTCGGAACCTAAAAAAACAGAAACGGCAAAATCTTTTTCTAAAGATAAAAAGCCTTTTCAAAAATTTACTAAAACCACAGATAAACCAAAAGCTACACCCAAAAAGGAATCTGACGAATTGCGTTTAAATAGATATATTGCAAATTCGGGAGTTTGTAGTAGAAGAGATGCAGATATTTACATTCAGAGTGGAAATGTAAAAGTAAATGGAGAAGTGATTACAGAAATGGGCTATAAAGTAAAGCTTACGGATGTTGTCAATTTCGATGGAGTAGTCATTACACCTGAAAAAAAAGAATATATTTTGTTGAATAAGCCTAAAAATTTCTCTACAGAAAAGAACGAATTAGGCGCAACAAATGTGCTGAATTTAGTATATAGCGCAACAAAATCAAAGATTGAACCTGTGGGAAGAATGGATAAAACTACAACAGGATTGCTTCTTTTCACAAATGATACAGAAATGGTGAAAAAATTTACTTCGCCAAATCAACGTTCTTCCAAATTATATCAAGTATCATTAGATAAAAACTTGAAATATGAAGATTTAGAGAAAATCCAAAATGGAATTCACATTGACGGGCATAAAGTATATGTAGAAGAAATTACCTATATCGAAAATCAGCCTAAAAGTGAAATTGGTGTAAAAATGAAAACAGCGAATGTGAAAATTGTACGAACTATTTTCGAACAATTAAAATATGATGTTATTAAATTAGATCGAGTGATGTTTGCGGGTTTGACTAAGAAAAATTTACCAAGAGGAAATTGGAGATTTCTAACGAGTCAGGAAATTATTAATTTGAAAAACAGTTAA
- a CDS encoding TspO/MBR family protein: protein MQKYLRIIYCVTICLVVGFLSGKVTQSSITTWYPTLVKPIFNPPNWIFAPVWTTLYIFMGIAAGLIWNEINSKEKEVKQGLKFFVIQLALNALWSYLFFGLQNLFLAAVEVILLLLMIYETYVKFKPINKNAGYLLLPYIAWVSFASILTWSIWFLNR, encoded by the coding sequence ATGCAAAAATACCTTCGAATTATTTACTGTGTTACAATTTGTTTAGTTGTTGGATTTTTGTCTGGAAAGGTCACACAATCGTCTATAACTACTTGGTATCCGACACTTGTAAAACCTATATTTAATCCGCCAAATTGGATTTTTGCACCGGTTTGGACAACGCTTTACATTTTTATGGGAATTGCAGCAGGGTTAATTTGGAACGAAATTAATTCGAAAGAGAAAGAAGTAAAACAAGGCTTGAAATTTTTTGTTATTCAATTGGCTCTTAATGCATTGTGGTCGTATTTATTTTTTGGCCTTCAAAATTTGTTTTTAGCAGCAGTTGAAGTCATTTTACTTTTATTAATGATTTATGAAACCTATGTAAAATTTAAACCCATTAACAAAAATGCGGGTTATTTACTCCTTCCTTATATAGCTTGGGTTTCTTTTGCAAGTATATTGACTTGGAGTATTTGGTTTTTGAATAGATAG
- a CDS encoding DUF6252 family protein, with product MKKLFSLVAVLFVFLSCQQEIKTSTPSFQAEKDNVFWRAKDAKVNYNSNGSITISAYSSYEIVTLTLPSPNPGTYTLGVDTNSYATYTYTLNGITKHYETGVSIGNGQVIIKPSTAPGTFTGTFRLNAEDEDGEVINYNKGVFYQIPVF from the coding sequence ATGAAAAAGTTATTCTCTCTAGTTGCCGTTTTGTTTGTGTTTCTTTCTTGTCAACAAGAAATAAAAACAAGCACACCTTCTTTTCAAGCAGAAAAAGACAACGTATTTTGGAGAGCTAAAGATGCAAAAGTAAACTACAATTCTAATGGTTCAATCACAATTAGTGCTTATTCTTCATATGAAATTGTAACACTTACGCTGCCTTCTCCAAACCCAGGAACATATACATTAGGAGTAGATACAAATTCATATGCAACCTATACCTACACTCTAAACGGTATCACAAAACATTATGAAACTGGGGTGAGTATAGGAAATGGACAAGTTATTATTAAACCAAGTACGGCTCCCGGAACATTTACAGGAACATTTAGGCTTAATGCTGAAGATGAAGACGGAGAAGTCATCAACTACAATAAAGGTGTTTTTTATCAAATACCCGTTTTTTAA
- the mvaD gene encoding diphosphomevalonate decarboxylase, producing MFTEQDFIQTNFSTIDKTAFAWSAPSNIALVKYWGKKENGEQIPANPSISFTLKHCKTITSVEVKRKEMNESFSFDLLFEGQPKEEFKPKIQKFLERIERFCPYLKNFHLVIDTKNTFPHSSGIASSASGMAALAMNIMSLEKALVPAISDDYFYAKASFLARLGSGSACRSIKGEVVTWGENQSIKASSDLFGVAFESLHENFKQYQDTILLVDKGEKVVSSTLGHDLMHGHPYAERRFEQAHDNLAALSTILKEGAIEDFIKIVESEALTLHAMMMTSMPYFILMKPNTLEIITKIWQFRNDTKFPVCFTLDAGANVHVLYPNNVKEKVLQFIKDELVGYCENGQYICDEIGKGATCLK from the coding sequence ATGTTCACAGAACAAGATTTTATACAAACAAATTTTTCTACCATAGATAAAACTGCTTTTGCGTGGAGTGCGCCAAGCAATATCGCCTTAGTAAAGTATTGGGGTAAAAAAGAAAACGGGGAGCAAATTCCAGCTAATCCATCAATTAGTTTTACCTTAAAGCATTGTAAAACGATCACATCCGTAGAGGTAAAAAGAAAAGAAATGAATGAATCGTTTTCTTTTGATTTGTTGTTTGAAGGGCAACCTAAAGAAGAGTTTAAACCAAAAATTCAAAAATTTTTAGAACGAATAGAACGGTTCTGTCCTTATTTGAAAAATTTTCATTTAGTAATTGATACAAAAAACACATTTCCTCACAGTTCAGGCATAGCGTCATCTGCATCAGGAATGGCGGCATTAGCAATGAATATCATGAGTCTTGAAAAAGCGCTTGTTCCAGCTATTTCAGACGATTATTTTTATGCAAAAGCTTCTTTTTTAGCACGTCTAGGAAGCGGAAGTGCTTGTAGAAGTATAAAAGGAGAGGTTGTAACTTGGGGAGAAAACCAAAGTATAAAAGCAAGTTCCGACTTGTTTGGTGTAGCATTTGAATCGTTACATGAAAATTTCAAACAGTATCAAGACACTATATTGCTTGTAGATAAAGGAGAAAAAGTGGTATCGAGCACACTTGGACATGATTTAATGCATGGGCATCCTTATGCCGAACGAAGATTTGAGCAAGCACACGACAACCTAGCTGCATTAAGCACAATTTTAAAGGAAGGTGCAATTGAAGACTTTATTAAAATTGTTGAAAGTGAAGCATTGACATTACATGCCATGATGATGACATCCATGCCTTATTTTATATTAATGAAACCTAATACGCTTGAAATTATTACCAAAATTTGGCAGTTTAGAAACGACACTAAGTTTCCTGTTTGTTTTACATTAGATGCAGGTGCGAATGTACACGTTTTATATCCAAATAATGTAAAAGAGAAAGTGTTGCAATTTATTAAAGATGAATTAGTTGGCTATTGTGAAAATGGTCAGTATATTTGTGATGAAATTGGGAAAGGTGCCACTTGTTTAAAATAA
- a CDS encoding geranylgeranylglycerol-phosphate geranylgeranyltransferase, giving the protein MLNRKTKILLTKILSFFSVVRGYNIFVIALAQYLAAIYILAPEKRALDVLLDWRLFLLVMASTFAIAGGYIINNFYDAKKDIINRPKKSYLDRLVSQKTQLQVYFTLNFISALLAFFVSWRAAIFYSGYIFLLWYYSHRLKKYVAIGNLSAALLAVLPFFGILLYFKNFYQVIFVHATFLFLIILIREMIKDLENISGDLSNDYQTLPVIFGERFTKWCITFLLALTLVPVYFLVTIYEVGYMDTYFYCSYFFLLFFLWKLWCASQKTAYIKLHILLKLILVAGVICIILIKPTVLENGQKLLLKK; this is encoded by the coding sequence ATGCTCAATCGCAAAACCAAAATACTGCTCACTAAAATCTTGAGTTTTTTCTCTGTAGTGCGTGGCTACAATATTTTTGTTATTGCATTGGCACAGTATTTAGCTGCTATTTATATTTTGGCTCCCGAAAAAAGAGCACTTGACGTTTTGTTAGATTGGCGCTTGTTTTTATTAGTAATGGCTTCTACGTTTGCCATTGCTGGAGGGTATATTATCAACAATTTTTATGATGCAAAAAAAGACATCATTAACCGACCAAAAAAATCCTATTTAGACCGTTTGGTAAGTCAAAAAACCCAATTACAAGTTTATTTTACGCTTAATTTTATTTCGGCATTATTGGCTTTTTTTGTATCGTGGCGAGCTGCCATTTTTTATTCCGGTTACATTTTTTTGCTTTGGTATTATTCACATAGGTTGAAAAAATATGTAGCAATAGGTAATCTTTCCGCCGCTCTTTTAGCGGTACTTCCTTTTTTTGGGATTTTGTTGTATTTTAAAAATTTTTATCAGGTAATTTTTGTACATGCCACCTTTTTGTTTCTTATTATTTTAATAAGGGAAATGATTAAAGATTTAGAAAATATATCAGGAGATTTAAGTAATGATTACCAAACATTACCAGTTATTTTTGGCGAAAGATTCACTAAATGGTGTATCACATTTTTATTAGCTTTAACACTAGTTCCTGTTTATTTTTTAGTTACCATTTATGAGGTAGGTTACATGGATACCTATTTTTATTGCAGTTATTTTTTCTTGCTTTTTTTCCTATGGAAATTATGGTGTGCAAGCCAAAAGACAGCTTACATAAAATTGCACATTCTACTAAAATTAATTCTCGTTGCAGGTGTAATTTGTATTATTCTAATTAAACCAACTGTTCTTGAAAACGGACAAAAATTATTGCTTAAAAAGTAA
- a CDS encoding mevalonate kinase family protein gives MKGPLFYSKILLFGEYGIIQDSKGLSIPYNFYNGALKTDANPSEEAKKSNESLVKFTVYLQQLQKNQPSLVSFNLEALQKDVNAGMYFDSSIPQGYGVGSSGALVAAIYDKYAYDKITVLENLTREKLLQLKSIFAQMESFFHGKSSGLDPLNSYLSLPILINSKDNIEPTGIPSQSTSGKGAVFLIDSGIVGETAPMVNIFMENLKDKGFRNMLKSQFIKYTDKCVENFLHGDVKNLFQNTKELSKVVLNNFKPMIPEQFHQVWQKGIDTNDYYLKLCGSGGGGYILGFTEDLDKAKVALKDYKLEVVYQF, from the coding sequence ATGAAAGGACCGCTTTTTTATTCAAAAATATTACTCTTCGGAGAATATGGAATTATACAAGATTCAAAAGGTCTTTCTATTCCCTATAATTTCTATAACGGGGCATTAAAAACAGATGCTAATCCTTCAGAAGAAGCTAAAAAATCAAATGAAAGTTTAGTAAAGTTCACGGTTTATTTACAGCAATTGCAAAAGAATCAGCCTTCATTGGTTTCTTTCAATTTAGAAGCGTTGCAAAAGGATGTTAATGCCGGAATGTATTTTGATTCTAGTATTCCTCAAGGCTATGGAGTAGGAAGTAGTGGCGCTTTAGTAGCAGCCATTTATGATAAGTACGCATATGATAAAATCACTGTTCTAGAAAATTTAACTCGAGAAAAATTACTGCAATTAAAATCTATTTTTGCTCAAATGGAATCTTTTTTCCACGGCAAAAGTTCAGGTTTAGATCCGTTAAATAGCTATTTAAGTTTGCCTATTTTAATTAATTCCAAAGATAATATTGAACCAACTGGTATTCCAAGTCAATCTACTTCTGGGAAAGGAGCCGTTTTTTTAATTGACTCAGGAATTGTAGGTGAAACCGCGCCTATGGTAAATATATTTATGGAAAACTTAAAAGACAAAGGTTTCCGTAATATGTTAAAATCTCAATTCATTAAATATACGGATAAATGTGTGGAAAATTTCTTGCATGGTGATGTTAAAAATTTATTCCAAAACACAAAAGAATTATCAAAAGTAGTTTTAAATAATTTCAAACCAATGATTCCAGAACAGTTCCACCAAGTTTGGCAAAAAGGAATTGATACTAACGATTATTATTTAAAATTATGTGGTTCTGGCGGTGGTGGCTATATCTTAGGTTTTACCGAAGACCTAGATAAAGCAAAAGTTGCATTAAAAGACTATAAATTAGAAGTTGTATATCAATTCTAA
- a CDS encoding S9 family peptidase, with protein sequence MKKYILLVISMISITTSAQEILTPEKLWQLGRINPLGMTKDGKNILFKVGIPSIQENKIVSTTYTIPVNGGKAVQIVSAEGLIHDKNVSKDGTKKIFDKAVKVEKLLGTDLYPELTRTTAQVYSELDYRHWDTYNDGTHNHVFYKDLVSGKEFDIMPDEPYDAPQKPHGGDEDYTWSPDGTKIIYVCKKLAGTAYAKSTNTDLYEYDLATGKTVNLTPTNKGYDTHPLFSPLGELSWLQMKRDGFEADKNDIIVRHNTIDVNLTENWDGTVDSFVWSKDGYEVFFIAPVKGTKQLFSVAYIGVSKNAHKVIQLTDGDFDVNGIVGFTENSVVVSRTDHNHAAEIFSFDLKKKDWNQLTHVNDEAYAKIGMCTSEKRWVTTTDGKKMLVWVILPPNFDKTKKYPTLLYCQGGPQSALTQSYSFRWNFQLMASQGYIIVAPNRRGMPGHGVKWNEQISGDWGGQVMDDYLSAIDDITKESYVDKNRLGAVGASYGGYSVFQLAGIHKNRFKTFISHCGIFNTESMYGTTEEVFFTNWDAGGAYWEKENKTAQKTYNEFNPIKLVNNWNTPILIIQGGKDYRVPIGQGQEAFQAAQLKGIKSKFILFPDENHWVLKPQNALVWQGEFFKWLKETL encoded by the coding sequence ATGAAAAAATATATTTTACTCGTTATCAGTATGATTAGTATTACTACATCCGCACAAGAGATTTTAACGCCAGAAAAACTTTGGCAGTTAGGCAGAATTAATCCATTGGGAATGACCAAAGATGGCAAAAACATACTTTTTAAAGTAGGCATTCCAAGCATTCAAGAAAATAAAATTGTCTCTACTACGTATACTATACCTGTAAATGGAGGCAAGGCGGTGCAAATTGTTTCTGCGGAAGGGTTAATACACGATAAAAATGTATCAAAAGACGGAACCAAAAAAATATTTGATAAAGCGGTAAAAGTGGAAAAATTATTAGGAACAGATTTGTATCCTGAATTAACTAGAACAACCGCACAAGTATATTCAGAATTAGATTATCGCCATTGGGATACGTATAATGATGGCACGCATAATCATGTGTTTTATAAAGATTTGGTATCGGGTAAAGAATTTGATATTATGCCTGATGAGCCTTATGACGCTCCTCAAAAACCACATGGAGGAGATGAAGACTATACTTGGTCGCCCGATGGTACAAAAATCATTTATGTATGTAAAAAATTAGCCGGAACGGCTTATGCAAAAAGCACAAATACCGATTTATATGAATATGATTTAGCAACTGGTAAAACAGTAAATTTAACACCTACTAATAAAGGATACGACACACATCCTCTTTTTTCACCTTTGGGTGAATTATCTTGGTTGCAAATGAAACGCGATGGTTTTGAAGCGGATAAAAATGATATTATAGTAAGACACAATACTATTGATGTTAATTTAACCGAAAATTGGGACGGTACTGTTGATAGTTTTGTATGGTCTAAAGATGGGTATGAAGTCTTTTTTATAGCTCCTGTAAAAGGCACAAAACAACTCTTTAGTGTTGCATATATTGGAGTTTCTAAAAATGCACATAAAGTAATTCAACTTACAGATGGCGATTTTGATGTTAATGGAATTGTTGGTTTTACTGAAAATTCAGTAGTAGTATCAAGAACAGATCACAACCATGCAGCAGAGATTTTTTCTTTTGATTTAAAAAAGAAAGATTGGAATCAACTCACACATGTAAATGATGAAGCCTATGCAAAAATCGGAATGTGTACATCAGAAAAGAGATGGGTAACGACCACAGATGGAAAAAAAATGTTGGTTTGGGTTATTTTACCACCTAATTTTGATAAAACAAAAAAATATCCAACGCTTTTATATTGTCAAGGCGGACCACAAAGTGCTTTAACGCAATCGTATTCATTTCGTTGGAATTTTCAATTAATGGCTTCGCAAGGGTACATTATAGTGGCACCAAACCGAAGAGGTATGCCAGGACATGGTGTAAAATGGAACGAACAAATTTCGGGAGATTGGGGCGGACAAGTCATGGACGATTATTTGTCAGCCATTGATGATATCACTAAAGAATCGTATGTAGATAAAAACCGTTTAGGTGCTGTGGGTGCTAGTTATGGTGGCTATTCGGTATTTCAATTAGCAGGAATTCATAAAAATAGGTTTAAAACATTTATTTCTCATTGTGGTATTTTCAATACAGAAAGTATGTATGGCACAACAGAGGAAGTCTTTTTTACAAATTGGGATGCAGGTGGTGCCTATTGGGAAAAAGAGAATAAAACAGCGCAAAAAACCTACAACGAATTTAATCCTATTAAGTTAGTAAACAATTGGAATACCCCGATACTAATTATTCAAGGGGGGAAAGATTATCGTGTGCCAATAGGACAAGGTCAAGAAGCATTTCAAGCGGCGCAATTAAAAGGAATTAAGAGTAAGTTTATATTGTTTCCAGACGAAAACCATTGGGTATTAAAACCACAAAATGCTTTAGTATGGCAAGGGGAATTTTTTAAATGGTTGAAAGAAACGTTATAA